The Pseudomonas protegens genome contains the following window.
GCGCCTCGACGCTCACCGCCGTGCGCTGATAGCGCTGGGCTTCGTCAGCATTCAACACACCCCGACGCAGGGCGGCGGCGATGCACACCACGCCATCCAACTGATGCTGCTCGACAAAGTCGCGCCATTCCCGGGGCAGGTTCTGCTCATCCTGGGGCGTGACGATGCTGTTGGCAGCGTTGTACACGCCGTCCTGATAGAAAAACAGCCGGACAATCTCATGCCCGCCCGCCAGCGCCGCCTGGGCGAACAGCAGGGCGCGGCGCGAGGACGGCGCGTGAGCGGCGGAGAACAGGGCGATGGCGAACTTCATGACGGACTCGATGGATAAAACTGCGGCCATGATAAAGCTTTCTCCGTGGATCGGCTAAACCCGATTCGCCGCCAGGGCTCTGGCTCAGGCAGCCCGGGACATATCGGGTAAAGCTTTGCCCGGGCCCTGAAGCAGCAACCAGGGATAGACTCGCGCCTTCATTCAACCTGGGACAAGGAGCAAGGGATGATGGACTTGAATTCGGCGGTGGTGGTGGTCACGGGGGCCGGTCGTGGTCTGGGCGCGGCACTGGCCATCAGTCTGGCGGATCTGGGCTGCAAGCTGATTCTCTGTGGGCGCAACGCCGAGGCCCTGGCGCAGGTGAGTGCGGCCATCA
Protein-coding sequences here:
- the tusD gene encoding sulfurtransferase complex subunit TusD; protein product: MKFAIALFSAAHAPSSRRALLFAQAALAGGHEIVRLFFYQDGVYNAANSIVTPQDEQNLPREWRDFVEQHQLDGVVCIAAALRRGVLNADEAQRYQRTAVSVEAPWELSGLGQLHDAVQAADRLICFGGA